One window from the genome of Candidatus Didemnitutus sp. encodes:
- a CDS encoding glycosyltransferase — protein MILSVVIPTCNRPDTLAAALDRLAPGAQTLPAADYEVIVTDDSSSAATETLVRTRFPWARWTRGPQRGPSANRNHGARLACCAWLAFTDDDCLPDAGWLSAFVSETRDTTIAALEGRTWCGERNMGSLRFAPGNESGGRLWSCNFAIRAETFHALSGFDEGFPFAHLEDVDFHHRLKAAGHRVRFVPAAAVEHPPRALGPVWRSALAHESSFYFAHKHRLPLARCGMGLDFFLRARLKQWAGSRNASEAARFLGRWIAETGVIALMTPVWLWRHRRR, from the coding sequence GTGATCCTTTCCGTTGTCATCCCGACCTGCAACCGGCCCGACACTCTCGCGGCCGCGCTGGATCGGCTCGCGCCCGGCGCGCAGACGCTGCCCGCCGCCGACTACGAGGTGATCGTGACTGACGACAGCAGCTCCGCCGCGACGGAGACGCTCGTCCGCACCCGCTTTCCCTGGGCGCGCTGGACGCGCGGTCCGCAACGCGGCCCGTCGGCCAACCGCAATCACGGCGCCCGCCTCGCCTGCTGCGCCTGGCTGGCGTTCACCGACGACGATTGCCTGCCCGACGCCGGCTGGCTGTCGGCCTTCGTGAGCGAAACCCGCGACACGACGATCGCCGCGCTGGAAGGCCGGACCTGGTGCGGCGAACGGAACATGGGGTCGCTGCGCTTCGCGCCGGGCAACGAGTCCGGCGGGCGACTCTGGTCCTGCAACTTTGCCATCCGCGCCGAAACGTTCCACGCCTTGTCCGGCTTCGACGAAGGATTTCCCTTCGCGCACCTCGAGGACGTGGACTTCCACCACCGTCTGAAAGCAGCCGGCCATCGCGTCCGCTTCGTTCCCGCCGCCGCCGTGGAACATCCGCCACGCGCACTCGGCCCGGTCTGGCGTTCGGCGCTCGCGCACGAATCGTCGTTCTATTTCGCGCACAAGCACCGGCTGCCGCTCGCGCGCTGCGGCATGGGTCTCGATTTTTTTCTCCGCGCCCGGCTCAAGCAATGGGCCGGCAGCCGCAACGCCTCCGAGGCCGCGCGCTTTCTCGGTCGCTGGATCGCGGAAACCGGCGTGATCGCACTCATGACGCCGGTCTGGCTGTGGCGTCATCGCCGGCGATGA
- a CDS encoding FkbM family methyltransferase yields the protein MKSTVKNFLTAHQPRLLARLLRWKPGWNRDLFVFLHAVRPGDTVLDLGANVGLYTEVFARLAGPRGHVHAFEPMPDTFAQLRARFATESAWPQVHLHNAAVCERSGPVTLMLPGNDSGQASMVRHQIASWQSNVVRSFACAGHRLDEFFPTLRTPAPSFIKLDIEGAELLALRGARDLLRTHQPVLHLEVWSHWLHDFGHTPADLAAEWRALGYDRFVAVTDRLTPLPDLEQSWAGIIASGSHNMLVWSSRSPWAARVEAIPFA from the coding sequence ATGAAATCCACCGTGAAGAACTTTCTCACCGCGCACCAGCCGCGCCTGCTTGCGCGCCTGCTGCGGTGGAAGCCCGGGTGGAATCGTGACTTGTTCGTGTTCCTCCATGCGGTCCGTCCGGGCGACACCGTCCTCGACCTCGGCGCCAACGTCGGCCTCTACACTGAAGTCTTCGCGCGCCTTGCCGGTCCGCGCGGACACGTGCACGCGTTCGAGCCGATGCCGGACACCTTCGCGCAGCTGCGCGCGCGCTTCGCCACCGAATCAGCGTGGCCCCAAGTCCACTTGCACAACGCCGCCGTCTGCGAGCGCTCCGGACCAGTCACGCTGATGCTGCCAGGCAACGACTCAGGCCAGGCGTCCATGGTGCGGCATCAAATCGCCTCGTGGCAGAGCAACGTGGTGCGCTCCTTCGCCTGCGCAGGGCATCGCTTGGATGAGTTTTTCCCCACACTGCGCACGCCCGCGCCATCCTTCATCAAGCTCGACATCGAAGGCGCGGAGCTTCTCGCGCTACGCGGCGCGCGCGACTTGCTCCGCACGCACCAACCCGTGCTGCATCTCGAAGTCTGGTCGCACTGGCTGCACGACTTCGGCCACACGCCGGCGGACCTGGCAGCCGAATGGCGTGCGCTCGGCTACGATCGCTTCGTCGCCGTCACGGATCGGCTCACGCCGCTCCCGGATCTCGAGCAGAGCTGGGCCGGGATCATCGCGTCGGGCTCGCACAACATGCTCGTGTGGTCCTCGCGCAGTCCATGGGCCGCGCGCGTCGAAGCCATTCCGTTCGCCTGA